The Chryseobacterium nakagawai genome has a segment encoding these proteins:
- a CDS encoding helix-turn-helix domain-containing protein — protein sequence MKIITIEEEAWQQLNSRINAIADYLKRLGDTSYDDLWLNNHEVCQYLHISEKTLWRMRTKGEIAYSKIYGQYFYTIGAIKDMLNANAIQSSDEFVQELMAKGKSYIEKGRKLKTDKK from the coding sequence ATGAAAATTATAACAATTGAAGAAGAAGCGTGGCAACAGCTAAACAGCCGTATCAATGCCATTGCCGACTACTTGAAAAGATTGGGCGATACCAGCTATGATGACCTGTGGCTCAATAACCACGAGGTATGCCAATACCTACACATCAGCGAAAAGACCTTATGGCGTATGCGAACCAAAGGCGAGATTGCTTATTCAAAAATCTACGGTCAGTATTTCTACACCATAGGAGCAATTAAGGATATGCTCAATGCCAATGCCATACAGAGCAGTGATGAATTTGTGCAGGAGCTTATGGCAAAAGGCAAAAGCTATATCGAAAAAGGCAGAAAGCTAAAGACAGATAAAAAATAG
- a CDS encoding helix-turn-helix domain-containing protein translates to MNIDRMEFLAWMERLMGRLDMLGDNIDELQKKRNSIDGEELLDNQDLLQMLKISNRSLQRYRSIGKLPYYTISGKLYYKLSDVHQFIRESFNPPSK, encoded by the coding sequence ATGAATATTGACAGAATGGAATTTTTGGCGTGGATGGAACGCTTAATGGGTCGCTTGGATATGCTGGGCGACAATATAGATGAACTGCAAAAGAAACGCAACAGCATAGACGGCGAGGAATTGCTGGATAATCAGGATTTGCTTCAAATGCTTAAAATCAGCAACCGCTCCCTGCAACGGTATCGCTCCATTGGCAAACTACCCTATTATACCATAAGCGGAAAATTGTATTACAAGCTATCCGATGTACATCAGTTCATTAGAGAGAGTTTTAACCCACCCTCAAAATGA
- a CDS encoding DUF3945 domain-containing protein: MSEETTNKQEMPEQLSDILLVLDKEKMKIQAVKSIDENGKMETVEPTKKNQNQFMRVDKSGDFFSNFFSNFFSQLKNPTNFSFFKVPAPVAVEKAQEMQKQVDKPTPEGEKVMKEHEVKTEPQQDKKQENQNNMATTQTTPEASEYRYKPEQIDWDTMNNLGLSKEYLEKRNLLEPLLKGYKTNELLPIGVNLGGTILRTDARLSLQQAEDGKVVVGIHGIKKEPNLHFEFFGHKFTDEDKKNLLETGNMGRVVNLTNTKTGELMPSIISIDRLTNDVIALRTDFIKIPDEIKGVKLNDEQKQTLMEGKPLKLEGMISTKGTEFSATVQFNADKRYVEFLFDRNNSNRQTQSNGQTQNNGQSNQQSQPQEAPKTFRGKELTDEQHKDFKAGQTVYIDGLKDKKGQPYQGYITFNKETGKTDFAFPSQVKAQAKPIEAHKTQTAVNSEGKTNEATKNIKEPLKSGQQRPKNKQQQEQQEKPKAPAKSKGVKR; the protein is encoded by the coding sequence ATGAGCGAAGAAACAACAAATAAGCAGGAAATGCCTGAACAATTATCGGACATATTATTGGTGCTGGATAAAGAAAAAATGAAAATCCAAGCCGTAAAGAGTATTGACGAGAACGGGAAAATGGAAACCGTTGAACCCACGAAGAAAAACCAAAACCAGTTTATGCGTGTGGACAAAAGTGGCGATTTCTTTTCCAATTTCTTCTCCAATTTTTTCAGCCAGTTAAAGAACCCTACCAATTTTTCATTCTTCAAAGTGCCTGCACCTGTCGCAGTTGAAAAAGCACAGGAAATGCAAAAGCAGGTTGATAAGCCCACTCCCGAAGGAGAAAAAGTGATGAAAGAACACGAAGTAAAAACAGAACCGCAACAGGATAAAAAACAAGAAAATCAAAATAATATGGCAACAACACAAACAACACCGGAAGCGAGCGAATACCGCTACAAGCCGGAGCAGATTGATTGGGACACAATGAACAATCTCGGATTAAGTAAGGAATATCTTGAAAAGAGAAACCTGCTTGAACCTTTATTGAAAGGTTATAAAACTAATGAACTCTTACCGATTGGTGTTAACCTCGGTGGTACTATTCTCCGCACGGATGCCCGCCTGTCTTTACAGCAAGCCGAAGACGGAAAAGTTGTAGTAGGAATACACGGCATCAAAAAAGAACCCAACTTGCATTTTGAATTTTTCGGACACAAGTTTACGGATGAGGACAAAAAAAACCTGCTCGAAACAGGCAATATGGGGCGTGTAGTTAACCTGACCAACACCAAAACGGGCGAACTGATGCCGTCGATTATCAGTATAGACAGGCTGACAAATGATGTAATTGCGTTGCGGACGGATTTCATAAAAATTCCCGATGAAATTAAAGGCGTGAAACTGAACGATGAGCAAAAGCAAACTTTAATGGAGGGTAAACCACTAAAGTTAGAGGGTATGATTTCCACCAAAGGAACGGAGTTTTCGGCAACGGTACAGTTCAATGCAGACAAGCGTTATGTTGAGTTCCTGTTTGACCGCAATAACTCCAACAGGCAGACCCAAAGCAATGGGCAAACTCAAAACAACGGACAAAGCAATCAGCAAAGCCAGCCGCAGGAAGCTCCAAAAACATTCAGGGGCAAAGAACTGACCGATGAGCAGCATAAGGATTTCAAAGCCGGGCAAACCGTTTACATTGACGGATTGAAAGATAAGAAAGGACAACCGTATCAGGGTTATATCACTTTCAACAAAGAAACCGGAAAAACTGATTTTGCCTTTCCAAGCCAAGTTAAGGCACAGGCAAAACCTATCGAAGCCCATAAAACACAAACTGCCGTCAATTCAGAGGGCAAAACCAACGAAGCGACCAAAAACATCAAAGAGCCTTTGAAGTCGGGGCAACAAAGACCGAAAAACAAACAACAGCAGGAACAACAGGAAAAGCCGAAAGCTCCTGCAAAATCCAAAGGCGTAAAAAGGTAA